GCAGATGAAAAAACCGGCAACTGCTGTAATGGATGTCAATTCAACTGGTGATGGGGGATATTTTGATTTTTCAAAAGGCACGAATAGTCTTACGAAGGCAGATATCTGGCTTGGCGGATCTTTCTTTGAACAATATTATATGGGTGATATAAATGGACTTGTGGTAACATCAACAGCAAAGACATGGAAGGATGCAGAAACTGCTCCTGAGATGGAGTATGGAAGTAATGGAGAAGAGTATTCCGTAGAGGTTGAAAAAGACGCAATCTATTTTGTCAAAACTAAAGAAGGCAACTATGCGAAGATTATGATTCGCAGTGTTGATAACGATGGGATAGTGATATTCGACTGGTTTTATCAATCTGACGGCAGCAAAACTTTTACTCCTGATGTAACTCCTCCTGTGATAACTTCTGTAACACCTGCTGAAAATGCATCTGATGTGCCTATAACTACGAATCTTATCGTTAAGTTTGATGAACCGATTTCAAATTCAGCATATGTTGTTCCACAGATAGAGGGAGGAGGCAAAACAATGTATTTTAATTTTCCAACATATGACTATGCTGAAAACTCGCTTGTATTTTCTCTATCTGAAAATCTTGAATACGATACTGTTTATACCATTTCACTTACAGCGCCTTCATACTATTTTCAAGATTATTATGTGGAAGATATTTCTGGAAACAAACTTGTGCTTGATAAAAAATGGACATTTAGAACGAAATCGCAGTAAGAAGATTGTTAGGCAAAAGATTTTGGATATTGTTGTTGATTCTTGAGACATTATTCTAAAACAATTGAATTGCGGCGCATTGGCACTGAGTAATAATTTTCAAAGACCGTGTTTTGTGCTTTTGTTTAGTTTATAGAATAAATCTCATACTAATCTGAGAAATCATAGAAAAAAGCTTCTTTGCCTTAAAAGATTCATAATTCCAAATTACTATACCAATATTGAAGAACTTCTCTTTTAAAAAATCCTTGAAATGCTTATAAATGGCATATATATAGGAAACAAATTTAAGGAGTGATTTATTATGAAGCTTTCATTGGATGAAGTCAAATATGTTGCTCAACTGGCACGCATAGAATTTAGTGATGAGGAGCTCGAGAAGTTTAGAACACAGCTTGATGCAATTATTGGCTATATAGAAAAAATGAACGAACTTGATACTGAAAATGTTAAACCAACTTCTCATGTAGTTGATGTAAATAATGTTCTGCGTGAAGATGAAGTTGGCAATTCACTGCCTCGTGAAGAAGTATTGAAAAATGCGCCATGCAGTGAAAATGGCTTTTTTAAAGTTCCAAAAATCATCGAATAGATTAGGTTTCATAAACACTATAATTCTTTGAAACATCGTTAAGAAACAGGAATATATCATATGGATTTATATAGAAAGACCATTTGGCAGTTGAGAGAGCTTTTAGATAGGGGTGAAATCAAGCCGGAAGAGGTCCTCGATTCGGTCCTCAGAAGGATTGAAGAAGTCAATGGGAAGATTAATGGCTATATAACAGTGCTTGAAGACTATGCTAAAAATCAAATCGAAAAAGGCCTTCCAGAGGGACCCCTTTCAGGAGTTCCCATTGCAGTCAAGGATAATATTTGTATAAAAGATCAATTGACTACCTGTGCCTCTAAAATTCTCTATAATTTTAGGCCCCCATATAATGCCGATGTTACGGAAAGACTGCTCAATGCAGGGGCAGTCATTTGTGGGAAGACGAATCTCGATGAATTTGCAATGGGATCATCTACGGAAAATTCCTATTTTGGGCCAACAAGAAATCCATGGAATGTTGAATGTGCCCCCGGAGGTTCGAGTGGCGGCTCTGCTGCTGTAGTTTCAGCAGACGCCTGCATCGCCGCTCTTGGTTCTGATACAGGAGGTTCAATTCGTCAACCAGCATCATTTTGTGGAATGGTGGGAATGAAGCCCACCTATGGTGCAGTATCAAGATATGGTCTTGTGGCATTTGCATCGTCACTTGATCAGATTGGTCCAATGACAAAGGATGTAAGGGATTGTGCAATGCTTCTTAATGTTATTTCAGGTTATGACAGAAGAGATTCAACATCTCTTAAATTTGACAGGCCTGATTATACAAAGGCACTCACAGGAGAAATCAAAGGGATTAGGGTAGGCATTCCTTCAGAATATTTTGGTGAAGGATTGAATCAAGAAGTTGCTGATGCCGTGAAAAAAGGCATTGAATATCTATCATCATCAGGAGCTGAAATTATAGACATTTCACTGCCTCATACTGATTATGCAGTAAGCTGTTATTATATTCTTGCAACAGCAGAAGCTTCCTCAAATCTTGCTCGCTATGATGGTGTAAAATATGGATATAGAACAGAAAAATCTTCCAATCTCATAGATATGTATTTCAAAACAAGAGGTGAAGGCTTTGGAGCGGAGGTCAAAAGACGAATTATGCTTGGCACATATGCCCTCAGTTCAGGTTATTATGATGCATATTATGCAAAGGCGCAAAAAGTAAGGACACTAATCAAGGAAGATTTCGATAAGGCATTCGAGAAGGTTGATGTTATCGTTACTCCAACATCTCCAACAACTGCCTTCAAAATTGGCGAGAAAGCAGATGACCCGCTGCAGATGTATCTTTCAGATATATTTACTATTTCTGTAAATCTTGGAGGGCTTCCGGCTATCTCAATTCCCTGCGGTTTCGACAGCAAGAGCTTGCCAATAGGATTTCAGATAATTTCTAAACATTTTGATGAATCGACTTTATTGAGATGTGCTTATTTTCTCGAGGAAAAATTTGCG
The Candidatus Schekmanbacteria bacterium genome window above contains:
- the gatC gene encoding Asp-tRNA(Asn)/Glu-tRNA(Gln) amidotransferase subunit GatC encodes the protein MMKLSLDEVKYVAQLARIEFSDEELEKFRTQLDAIIGYIEKMNELDTENVKPTSHVVDVNNVLREDEVGNSLPREEVLKNAPCSENGFFKVPKIIE
- the gatA gene encoding Asp-tRNA(Asn)/Glu-tRNA(Gln) amidotransferase subunit GatA, which encodes MDLYRKTIWQLRELLDRGEIKPEEVLDSVLRRIEEVNGKINGYITVLEDYAKNQIEKGLPEGPLSGVPIAVKDNICIKDQLTTCASKILYNFRPPYNADVTERLLNAGAVICGKTNLDEFAMGSSTENSYFGPTRNPWNVECAPGGSSGGSAAVVSADACIAALGSDTGGSIRQPASFCGMVGMKPTYGAVSRYGLVAFASSLDQIGPMTKDVRDCAMLLNVISGYDRRDSTSLKFDRPDYTKALTGEIKGIRVGIPSEYFGEGLNQEVADAVKKGIEYLSSSGAEIIDISLPHTDYAVSCYYILATAEASSNLARYDGVKYGYRTEKSSNLIDMYFKTRGEGFGAEVKRRIMLGTYALSSGYYDAYYAKAQKVRTLIKEDFDKAFEKVDVIVTPTSPTTAFKIGEKADDPLQMYLSDIFTISVNLGGLPAISIPCGFDSKSLPIGFQIISKHFDESTLLRCAYFLEEKFAVKDKKPPL